In one Massilia endophytica genomic region, the following are encoded:
- the glcE gene encoding glycolate oxidase subunit GlcE: protein MQAIIEQFRDRILTAHAARSPLRLRGGGTKDWYGQRLQGEVLDTRAYSGVVDYEPTELVITARCGTPLAEIETLLAERRQMLAFEPPRFGPASTIGGVVAAGLSGPRRAAAGAVRDFVLGAKLMGHKGELLNFGGQVMKNVAGYDVSRLLAGSLGTLGLIMEVSLKVLPMPVREETIRFELDEIAALKALNEWAGQPLPVSASCWHGGVLTVRLSGAEAAVQLALAKLGGERVSGGAAFWTGLRDQTSAFFETETLWRLSLPPAASAVVLGGEQLIEWGGALRWLKAAPEAADSIRRSVAAAGGHASLYRAQDKSAGAFHPLAPAVARIHERMKAAFDPAGIFNPGRMY from the coding sequence ATGCAAGCCATTATTGAACAATTCCGCGACCGCATCCTGACGGCCCACGCCGCGCGCTCGCCCCTGCGCCTGCGCGGCGGCGGCACCAAGGACTGGTACGGCCAGCGCCTGCAGGGCGAGGTGCTGGATACGCGCGCCTACAGCGGCGTGGTCGACTATGAGCCCACCGAGCTGGTGATCACGGCCCGCTGTGGTACGCCCTTGGCCGAGATCGAGACGCTGCTGGCCGAGCGCAGGCAGATGCTCGCTTTCGAGCCTCCACGCTTCGGCCCCGCCTCCACCATCGGCGGCGTGGTCGCCGCCGGTCTCTCCGGCCCGCGCCGCGCGGCGGCGGGCGCCGTGCGCGACTTCGTGCTGGGTGCGAAGCTGATGGGCCACAAGGGTGAGCTCCTGAATTTCGGCGGGCAGGTGATGAAGAACGTGGCGGGCTACGACGTATCGCGCCTGCTGGCGGGCTCCCTCGGCACGCTGGGCCTCATCATGGAAGTGTCGCTCAAGGTGCTGCCCATGCCGGTGCGCGAGGAGACCATTCGCTTCGAGCTGGACGAGATTGCAGCGCTGAAGGCCCTGAACGAATGGGCGGGCCAGCCGCTGCCGGTATCTGCAAGCTGCTGGCATGGCGGCGTGCTCACCGTGCGCCTTTCAGGCGCCGAGGCCGCGGTGCAGCTGGCGCTGGCGAAGCTGGGCGGCGAACGCGTGTCCGGCGGCGCCGCATTCTGGACGGGGCTGCGCGACCAGACGAGCGCCTTCTTCGAGACCGAAACCCTGTGGCGGCTGTCGCTGCCGCCTGCGGCCAGCGCCGTAGTGCTCGGCGGCGAGCAGCTGATCGAGTGGGGCGGGGCCCTGCGCTGGCTGAAGGCTGCGCCGGAAGCGGCGGATAGCATCCGCCGCAGCGTGGCGGCCGCAGGCGGCCACGCAAGCCTGTACCGTGCCCAGGACAAGAGCGCCGGCGCCTTCCATCCGCTGGCGCCCGCCGTCGCGCGCATCCACGAACGAATGAAGGCGGCCTTCGACCCTGCCGGCATCTTCAACCCCGGCCGCATGTACTGA
- a CDS encoding glutaredoxin family protein, protein MLKAKLKSLLMYGLVLAAGLIVGVGAAKLPKLLERPYQQGDFSTHYAEAKTQVVVYGTTTCPYCAKTREYLGQHKVAFADFNVDKSESARKKYSELKVKSVPAILIGDRLIMGFKPDAIDAALKAARR, encoded by the coding sequence TGTACGGACTGGTACTTGCTGCTGGCCTGATCGTGGGCGTGGGCGCCGCAAAGCTTCCCAAGCTCCTGGAGCGCCCCTACCAGCAAGGCGATTTCTCCACGCATTACGCGGAAGCCAAAACACAGGTCGTGGTGTATGGCACGACGACCTGCCCCTACTGCGCTAAAACGCGTGAGTACCTCGGCCAGCACAAGGTGGCTTTTGCCGATTTCAACGTGGACAAGTCCGAGAGCGCACGCAAAAAATACTCGGAGCTGAAGGTCAAGTCGGTTCCGGCCATCCTGATTGGCGACCGCCTGATCATGGGCTTCAAGCCCGACGCCATTGACGCGGCCCTTAAAGCAGCCCGCCGCTAA
- a CDS encoding cob(I)yrinic acid a,c-diamide adenosyltransferase: MGNRLSKIATRTGDKGTTGLGDGSRTDKDSVRIHAIGEVDELNSNLGLLLCEAMPDDMREELVSIQHDLFDLGGELCIPGYQMIKEEHVERLDSLLEKYNATLPALTEFILPAGSRAASLAHVCRTVCRRAERSIVTLGKAETIHDYPRQYVNRLSDLLFVLSRVLNRFAGGSDVLWRHDRKRG; this comes from the coding sequence ATGGGTAACCGACTCTCAAAAATCGCCACCCGCACCGGCGACAAGGGCACCACCGGCCTGGGCGACGGCAGCCGCACCGACAAGGACAGCGTGCGCATCCACGCCATTGGCGAAGTGGATGAGCTGAACTCGAACCTCGGCCTGCTGCTCTGCGAAGCCATGCCGGACGATATGCGCGAAGAACTGGTATCGATCCAGCACGACCTGTTCGACCTGGGCGGAGAGCTGTGCATTCCGGGCTACCAGATGATCAAGGAAGAGCATGTGGAACGCCTGGACAGCCTGCTGGAGAAATACAACGCCACCCTGCCCGCGCTGACCGAATTCATTTTGCCCGCAGGCTCGCGAGCCGCGTCGCTGGCCCACGTATGCCGCACGGTTTGCCGCCGCGCCGAGCGCAGCATCGTCACCCTGGGCAAGGCGGAAACGATTCACGACTATCCACGGCAGTACGTGAACCGCCTGTCCGACCTGCTGTTCGTGCTCTCCCGCGTACTGAACCGCTTCGCAGGGGGCAGCGACGTGCTGTGGCGGCACGACCGCAAGCGCGGATAA
- a CDS encoding FAD-linked oxidase C-terminal domain-containing protein — translation MNSPSTQSAFCEERQRSVAEALLAVLPPHCVLHKLEDTRPYECDGLAAYRQPPMIVTLPETEAQVAAVLGVCRKYGVPIVPRGAGTGLSGGAMPIADGVVLSTARLNRIVRMDAYSRTAVVQPGVRNLAISEAAAQYGLYYAPDPSSQIACTIGGNVAENAGGVHCLKYGLTVHNVLRVRMMTIEGDVVELGGESLDAPGLDLLAAFIGSEGMLGVVTEVTVKLVPKPAAARVIMASFDDVVAGGNAVAHVIAAGIIPAGLEMMDQTSSRMVEPFVKAGYDTDAAAILLCEADGTAEEVEEEIARMKAVLESAGASAILVSNSEQERLRFWSGRKNAFPAAGRISPDYYCMDGTIPRKNLAQVLTGIAQMEVKYGLRCANVFHAGDGNLHPLILFDANKPDELQRAEAFGAEILALCVEVGGTITGEHGVGIEKIDSMCVQFKPAELEAFFALKRAFDPLMLLNPNKAIPTLNRCAEFGKMRVSGGVLPHADLPRF, via the coding sequence ATGAATTCCCCTTCCACCCAAAGCGCCTTCTGCGAGGAACGCCAGCGCAGCGTGGCGGAGGCGTTGCTTGCCGTGCTGCCGCCGCACTGCGTGCTGCACAAGCTGGAAGACACGCGCCCTTACGAGTGCGATGGCCTGGCGGCCTACCGCCAGCCCCCCATGATCGTCACGCTGCCGGAAACTGAAGCGCAGGTGGCCGCGGTGCTGGGAGTGTGCCGCAAGTACGGCGTGCCCATCGTGCCGCGTGGCGCGGGCACGGGGCTCTCGGGCGGCGCTATGCCCATCGCGGACGGCGTCGTGCTTTCCACCGCGCGCCTGAACCGCATTGTGCGCATGGATGCGTATTCGCGCACGGCGGTCGTACAGCCTGGCGTGCGCAACCTCGCCATTTCGGAAGCGGCTGCGCAGTATGGCCTTTACTATGCGCCCGATCCTTCCTCGCAGATCGCCTGCACCATCGGCGGCAACGTTGCGGAGAATGCGGGCGGCGTACATTGCCTGAAATATGGGCTAACGGTCCACAACGTGCTCCGTGTGCGCATGATGACCATCGAGGGGGATGTGGTGGAGCTGGGTGGGGAATCGCTCGACGCGCCGGGACTCGACCTGCTGGCCGCCTTCATCGGGTCCGAAGGCATGCTGGGCGTCGTCACCGAAGTCACGGTGAAGCTGGTGCCAAAGCCTGCCGCCGCGCGCGTGATCATGGCTTCTTTCGACGACGTGGTAGCGGGCGGCAACGCCGTGGCGCACGTGATCGCGGCGGGCATCATTCCCGCCGGCCTTGAGATGATGGACCAGACCTCCTCGCGCATGGTCGAGCCTTTCGTGAAGGCGGGCTACGACACCGATGCCGCCGCCATCCTGCTGTGCGAGGCGGATGGCACGGCCGAAGAGGTGGAGGAAGAGATCGCGCGCATGAAGGCCGTGCTGGAGAGCGCGGGCGCCAGCGCCATCCTCGTATCGAACAGCGAGCAGGAAAGGCTGCGCTTCTGGTCGGGCCGCAAGAACGCCTTCCCGGCGGCGGGCCGCATCTCGCCGGACTACTATTGCATGGACGGCACCATTCCGCGCAAGAACCTGGCCCAGGTGCTGACCGGCATCGCGCAGATGGAGGTGAAATACGGCCTGCGCTGCGCCAACGTCTTCCATGCCGGTGACGGTAACCTGCACCCGCTGATCCTCTTCGATGCGAACAAGCCGGACGAGCTGCAGCGCGCCGAAGCCTTTGGCGCCGAGATCCTGGCGCTGTGCGTGGAAGTGGGCGGCACCATCACCGGGGAGCATGGCGTGGGCATCGAGAAGATCGATTCCATGTGCGTGCAGTTCAAGCCTGCCGAACTGGAGGCTTTCTTCGCGCTCAAGCGGGCCTTCGATCCGCTCATGCTGCTCAATCCGAACAAGGCCATTCCCACGCTGAACCGCTGCGCCGAATTCGGCAAGATGCGCGTGAGCGGCGGCGTGCTGCCGCACGCGGACCTGCCGCGCTTCTGA
- a CDS encoding LysR family transcriptional regulator — MSDFRSLHVFVRAVELGSLSAAARELHTTQSNASKIVAALEDGLRVRLLERSTASLALTVPGRRFYARAKGLLEEYAEAVADARGETAAAAGLLRVNAPVALGQFALNGIVQDFLRAYPGMEVELILNDRMADLVEDGVDVALRLGGSLPPNAVARKVAVSPRWLVASPAYLKANPAPAHPEELSHHSYIRFAWLASGDRITLHAAGASLTVQTHGRFRVNNALAIRDSLLAGAGIGLCPAWLVQDLVAARKLRRVLKEWHGDPQEIHLLYPTRRYQPARARLFMEFIQPRLAQLPGMSAE; from the coding sequence ATGAGCGACTTCCGATCCTTGCACGTGTTTGTGCGCGCCGTTGAACTGGGAAGCCTGTCGGCGGCCGCCCGCGAGCTGCACACCACGCAGTCCAATGCCAGCAAGATCGTGGCCGCGCTGGAGGACGGGCTGCGCGTGCGCCTCCTTGAGCGAAGCACGGCCAGCCTGGCGTTGACGGTACCTGGCCGGCGCTTCTATGCGCGGGCCAAGGGACTGCTGGAGGAATACGCCGAGGCGGTGGCGGACGCGCGCGGCGAAACAGCGGCGGCGGCGGGCCTCCTGCGGGTGAATGCGCCGGTGGCGCTTGGCCAGTTCGCCCTCAACGGCATCGTGCAGGACTTCCTGCGCGCCTATCCCGGCATGGAGGTCGAGCTGATTCTGAACGACCGCATGGCGGACCTGGTCGAGGACGGCGTCGACGTTGCGCTGCGCCTGGGCGGGAGCCTGCCGCCCAATGCGGTGGCGCGCAAGGTAGCCGTGTCGCCGCGCTGGCTGGTCGCCTCGCCGGCCTACCTGAAGGCCAATCCCGCGCCGGCGCATCCCGAGGAGCTGTCACACCATAGCTACATCCGCTTTGCCTGGCTGGCCAGCGGCGACCGGATCACGCTGCACGCGGCGGGCGCCAGCCTCACGGTGCAGACGCATGGCCGCTTCCGGGTCAACAACGCGCTGGCGATCCGCGACAGCCTGCTCGCTGGCGCAGGCATCGGCCTGTGTCCCGCGTGGCTGGTGCAGGACCTGGTCGCAGCCAGGAAGCTGCGCCGCGTGCTCAAGGAATGGCATGGCGACCCGCAGGAAATCCATCTGCTCTATCCCACGCGGCGCTACCAACCCGCCCGCGCGCGATTATTCATGGAGTTTATCCAGCCGCGCCTCGCCCAATTACCGGGAATGTCGGCTGAATAA
- a CDS encoding SGNH/GDSL hydrolase family protein — translation MIQRSTAWLLAAMLASLPVAAAEPTWTTSWYAAPQPSWGPAFALPTNVPPVLAAQTVRETLRTSAGGGSLRVMLSNRYGKAPLVIGEARVARTREAQAATQGAGAGLRFGGQPGVTIPPGGSALSDPVDFRTEALERLSVSLWLPGRAALDSFHWGAQQTAWLAQGNQSAAELMSAAQPMHGRSFVSALHVSGPAGATLVAFGDSITDGNGSTPDANRRWPDYLAERLAPHGIAVANAGISGARLLADGMGVKAAERFRHDVLEQPGVKAVVILMGINDIGWPRSAFAPQDAPMTAERMIGAYRQLIAMAHEHNVKVIGATLLPYEGSLHGTPFSGHYTPEKDAVRREVNEWIRSSGAFDAVADLDAVTRDPSHPSRLLARYDSGDHLHPGDEGYRAIAESFSLEQLRAMVAP, via the coding sequence ATGATTCAACGTTCCACCGCCTGGCTGCTTGCCGCCATGCTGGCCTCCCTTCCCGTAGCGGCTGCGGAACCCACCTGGACTACCAGCTGGTACGCCGCGCCGCAGCCCAGCTGGGGTCCGGCATTCGCGCTTCCGACCAATGTTCCGCCAGTGCTCGCGGCGCAGACGGTGCGCGAAACCCTGCGCACGAGCGCCGGTGGCGGCAGCCTGCGCGTAATGCTGTCCAACCGCTACGGCAAGGCTCCACTGGTCATCGGCGAGGCGCGCGTCGCAAGGACCCGCGAGGCCCAGGCGGCGACGCAAGGAGCCGGGGCCGGGCTGCGCTTCGGCGGACAGCCCGGGGTGACGATACCGCCGGGCGGGTCTGCGCTCAGCGATCCCGTCGACTTCCGCACGGAAGCGCTGGAGCGCCTGAGCGTGTCGCTGTGGCTTCCTGGCCGGGCGGCGCTGGACAGTTTTCACTGGGGCGCGCAGCAGACGGCCTGGCTCGCGCAGGGGAACCAGAGCGCCGCCGAGCTGATGTCCGCTGCGCAGCCCATGCATGGGCGCAGCTTCGTCAGCGCTCTTCACGTAAGCGGCCCGGCCGGGGCGACGCTGGTGGCGTTCGGCGACTCCATCACCGACGGCAATGGCTCCACGCCGGACGCCAACCGGCGCTGGCCCGACTATCTCGCCGAACGCCTCGCGCCACACGGCATCGCAGTCGCCAACGCAGGCATCTCGGGCGCCCGCCTTCTTGCGGACGGCATGGGTGTGAAGGCGGCCGAGCGCTTCCGTCACGACGTGCTGGAGCAGCCCGGCGTCAAGGCCGTGGTGATCCTCATGGGAATTAACGACATTGGATGGCCCCGCAGCGCCTTCGCCCCGCAGGATGCGCCGATGACGGCAGAGCGGATGATTGGCGCCTACCGCCAGCTGATCGCCATGGCTCACGAACACAATGTCAAAGTGATCGGCGCCACCCTGCTGCCGTATGAGGGCTCGCTGCATGGCACACCGTTCTCGGGGCATTACACGCCTGAAAAGGATGCGGTGAGGCGCGAAGTGAATGAATGGATCAGGAGCAGCGGCGCCTTCGATGCCGTGGCCGACCTGGATGCCGTGACGCGGGATCCCTCGCATCCATCACGGCTGCTTGCCCGCTACGATTCGGGCGACCACCTGCATCCCGGCGACGAGGGTTACCGCGCTATCGCGGAAAGCTTCAGCCTCGAACAGCTGCGTGCCATGGTGGCGCCCTGA